One window from the genome of Marinobacter sp. es.048 encodes:
- a CDS encoding ribonucleotide-diphosphate reductase subunit beta encodes MLNWDDEPKTESRAAHPGAPAPVNVDDKRVINGETDINQLAPFKYPWAWEYFMNANKNHWTPLDVNMAQDVHDYHHRLTAPEKHVYENVLAYLTTSDILAMRNIGLAVMEKMSAPELQIYQARQVYEEAMHTWAYQHCIETLNLDQSEIYNRYRVVPAINGKIQIANRRLDAAMRPDMSLRNKDDLQEFIMSYLFFAAVFEGTWFYNGFSPIFALQRRGLMRGTGEQLQYILRDEAMHFSFGLKVVNQIVEEENITFDPKAVREMWDESEAAEKAYANYILRDPILGYSAEYHSEQFRFVANRRARTVGLEEPFPGAKNVSPWLDEQANLRKEKNFFETRVIEYQTGAQLEW; translated from the coding sequence GAACCAAAAACTGAATCCAGGGCGGCGCATCCCGGCGCCCCGGCCCCCGTGAATGTCGACGACAAACGTGTCATCAACGGCGAAACCGACATCAACCAGCTGGCGCCATTCAAGTATCCCTGGGCCTGGGAGTACTTCATGAACGCGAACAAGAACCACTGGACCCCCCTGGATGTGAACATGGCCCAGGACGTTCATGACTATCATCACCGGCTGACAGCTCCGGAAAAGCACGTCTATGAGAATGTGCTGGCCTACCTCACCACCTCCGATATCCTTGCCATGCGCAACATCGGGCTCGCGGTGATGGAAAAGATGAGTGCGCCGGAGCTACAGATCTACCAGGCCCGGCAGGTCTATGAAGAAGCCATGCACACCTGGGCCTACCAGCACTGCATCGAAACCCTGAACCTGGACCAGAGCGAGATCTACAACCGCTATCGTGTGGTGCCCGCGATCAACGGTAAGATCCAGATCGCTAACCGCCGGCTGGATGCCGCCATGCGCCCGGACATGAGCCTGCGCAACAAGGACGACCTGCAGGAATTCATCATGTCCTACCTGTTTTTCGCCGCGGTGTTCGAGGGTACCTGGTTCTACAACGGTTTCAGCCCCATCTTCGCTCTGCAGCGCCGGGGCCTGATGCGTGGTACGGGTGAGCAACTGCAGTACATTCTGCGGGACGAGGCCATGCATTTCTCCTTTGGCCTGAAGGTGGTGAACCAGATCGTGGAGGAGGAGAACATTACCTTTGACCCGAAGGCTGTGCGTGAGATGTGGGACGAATCCGAAGCCGCTGAGAAGGCCTATGCGAACTACATTCTGCGGGATCCGATACTCGGTTATTCCGCGGAATACCACAGCGAGCAGTTCCGCTTCGTGGCGAATCGCCGTGCCCGTACCGTGGGTCTGGAGGAGCCGTTCCCGGGCGCGAAGAACGTCTCGCCATGGCTGGACGAGCAGGCCAACCTGCGCAAGGAGAAGAACTTTTTTGAAACCCGGGTAATCGAATACCAGACGGGAGCCCAGCTTGAGTGGTAG
- a CDS encoding substrate-binding periplasmic protein — MVAVEVAGNLRLLSRKRHDDRLKQAESFPEVALVNRHLLYGFASPLCLGLLVAFLALPRVSMAQSKLTFAFGEESPPYSFSLGDKAGGLFPELVRLTFSSIPGYTMQSAVMPWSRAQYNVRLGLTDGLLTYPSKERQNYAVFSAIPLFNQDYGHLVYSAENPNIGLIESATSFSDLSRLKVIVEKGSKWEEENIPDYLERVPGRDMHTMMHLLMLRKAGDFLVLPAEDARFIARKLGYSEKLEVRNVDFIPNSLIPFHIGVSRELPSAMKVINQVDQALQRPELQSQLNTLIKSYR, encoded by the coding sequence ATGGTGGCCGTTGAGGTTGCTGGTAACCTTCGGCTATTGTCTCGCAAGCGCCATGATGACAGGCTCAAACAAGCGGAGAGTTTCCCAGAGGTAGCCTTGGTGAATAGACATCTTTTGTATGGATTTGCGTCGCCGTTGTGCCTCGGTTTACTGGTTGCGTTCCTAGCTTTGCCGCGTGTCTCGATGGCACAAAGCAAACTGACATTCGCTTTCGGCGAAGAATCACCCCCTTACAGTTTCTCGCTTGGCGACAAGGCCGGCGGCCTGTTTCCTGAGTTGGTTCGGCTGACGTTCAGTTCTATCCCCGGCTACACCATGCAAAGCGCGGTGATGCCCTGGTCGAGGGCGCAGTACAACGTCAGGCTGGGCCTCACCGACGGCCTTCTCACCTATCCGTCGAAGGAGCGACAGAACTACGCAGTCTTTTCAGCGATACCGCTCTTCAATCAGGATTATGGCCATCTGGTTTACTCGGCTGAAAACCCCAACATAGGCCTGATCGAATCGGCGACCAGCTTTTCTGACTTGTCCAGACTGAAGGTGATCGTTGAGAAGGGTTCCAAATGGGAAGAGGAAAATATCCCCGATTATCTGGAGCGGGTGCCGGGCCGAGACATGCATACGATGATGCATCTTCTTATGCTACGCAAAGCCGGAGATTTTTTGGTGCTGCCCGCTGAAGACGCCCGATTCATCGCTCGAAAACTGGGCTACTCGGAAAAGCTTGAAGTTCGCAATGTCGATTTTATTCCGAATTCCCTGATCCCTTTTCACATTGGCGTTTCGCGGGAGCTTCCGTCTGCCATGAAAGTGATCAATCAGGTGGATCAGGCCTTGCAAAGGCCGGAATTACAGTCACAACTGAACACTCTGATCAAAAGTTATCGATAA